The following are encoded in a window of Saccharothrix longispora genomic DNA:
- a CDS encoding globin translates to MTTPPENFYDAVGGYDTFHRIVKRFYEEVATDPVLRPLYPEEDLGPAEERFRLFLMQYWGGPHTYSDTRGHPRLRMRHAPFVIGPVERDAWLRCMKVAVDAEEMSDEHREQLWAYLDMAANSLMNAWS, encoded by the coding sequence GTGACCACTCCTCCGGAGAACTTCTACGACGCGGTGGGCGGGTACGACACCTTCCACCGGATCGTCAAGCGCTTCTACGAAGAGGTGGCTACCGATCCGGTCCTGCGCCCCCTCTACCCCGAAGAGGACCTCGGCCCGGCCGAGGAGCGATTCCGGCTGTTCCTGATGCAGTACTGGGGCGGCCCGCACACGTACTCGGACACGCGCGGTCACCCCCGGTTGCGGATGAGGCACGCGCCGTTCGTCATCGGGCCCGTGGAGCGGGACGCCTGGCTGCGCTGCATGAAGGTCGCGGTGGACGCCGAGGAGATGTCCGACGAGCACCGCGAGCAGCTCTGGGCGTACCTCGACATGGCCGCGAACAGCCTCATGAACGCCTGGTCGTGA
- a CDS encoding mechanosensitive ion channel family protein has translation MAEGALRIALIVIIAVVVRAVLRRLIDRMTRGNGGKKPKLLRPLRERAPQALGTFVSERREQRAKTIGSVLKSFITIIVFGVAFIQVLTELGMNVAPILTSAGILGVAIGFGAQNLVKDFLAGMFMMLEDQYGVGDVVDLGPATGTVEAVALRITTIRDTNGTVWYVRNGEILRVGNSSQGFAVAVVDLPLAYGANLSTATEVLTAAVDKAAAEELMAKDVTDKPQVLGVEKVTPEGITMRVTVKVRPGRQWAVQRALRAKLMPALEDAGISLKS, from the coding sequence ATGGCCGAGGGCGCCCTGCGCATCGCGCTGATCGTGATCATCGCCGTGGTGGTCCGGGCGGTGCTGCGGCGGTTGATCGACCGGATGACCCGCGGCAACGGCGGCAAGAAGCCCAAGCTGCTCAGGCCCCTGCGCGAGCGGGCGCCCCAGGCCCTCGGGACGTTCGTCTCCGAGCGGCGCGAGCAGCGGGCCAAGACCATCGGCTCGGTGCTCAAGTCGTTCATCACGATCATCGTGTTCGGCGTGGCGTTCATCCAGGTCCTGACGGAGCTGGGCATGAACGTCGCGCCGATCCTCACGTCGGCGGGCATCCTCGGCGTCGCGATCGGCTTCGGCGCGCAGAACCTGGTCAAGGACTTCCTGGCCGGCATGTTCATGATGCTGGAGGACCAGTACGGCGTGGGCGACGTGGTCGACCTCGGGCCCGCGACCGGCACCGTCGAGGCGGTGGCGCTGCGGATCACCACGATCCGCGACACCAACGGCACGGTCTGGTACGTCCGCAACGGCGAGATCCTGCGGGTCGGCAACTCGTCCCAGGGCTTCGCGGTGGCGGTCGTCGACCTGCCGCTGGCCTACGGCGCCAACCTGAGCACGGCGACCGAGGTCCTCACCGCGGCGGTCGACAAGGCCGCCGCGGAGGAGCTGATGGCGAAGGACGTGACCGACAAGCCACAGGTCCTGGGTGTGGAGAAGGTCACGCCCGAGGGCATCACGATGCGCGTCACCGTGAAGGTCCGCCCCGGCCGCCAGTGGGCCGTGCAGCGGGCCCTGCGGGCCAAGCTGATGCCGGCCCTGGAGGACGCCGGGATCTCGCTCAAGTCCTAG
- a CDS encoding prolyl oligopeptidase family serine peptidase — MTEDSRAALPATITYPTAERLDLVEDLHGHLVADPYRALEDPADPRTAAWSEAQDALARSWLDAMPGRERLGARLAELMRTGSVGTPVWRAGRAFYARRDPDQDHAVLYVLVDGVERALVDPSALDPSGRTTLDRWSPSREGTRLAYQVSVGGDEHSLLHVLDVDTGELLDGPVDRCRYSPVGWLPGGEEFFYVRRVDPALVPEDERQFHRRVWRHRVGAPASEDVNVHGDGLDHTYYYGLSVSEDGRWLVVNGAPGTVRKDSVWIADLHGDGALNPVILTEEGAQCTAWIEPDGRLYLLTSLDAPRFRLCSADPASPRDWTELVAEEPDSVLEGAVWLDGSLVLARTRHAVSELHLHDADGTWVREVPLPGPGSLHGMSTADVRTPGDRDVLWFGWSDFTTPTSVYRFSVATGAVELHAAAPGAVDIPDLSTRQVAYESADGTVVRMFVVSGSRHPDLPRPTLLTGYGGFAVGRGPGYSATTLAWAEAGGVWAHASLRGGDEEGEEWHRAGMRESKQNVFDDFHAAAERLIADGWTTPQQLSIMGGSNGGLLVGAALTQRPELYAAVVCSAPLLDMVRYEHFLLGRLWSEEYGSASVPEELGWLLAYSPYHRVRPGVEYPSVLFTVFESDSRVDPNHARKMCAALQGATASDPTKHPVLIRRETEVGHAGRSVSRSVGLAVDQLTFLARATGLEL; from the coding sequence CCTGGCGCGCTCGTGGCTCGACGCGATGCCGGGCCGCGAGCGGCTCGGCGCCCGGCTGGCCGAGCTGATGCGGACCGGCTCGGTGGGCACGCCGGTGTGGCGGGCCGGGCGGGCGTTCTACGCGCGCCGCGACCCCGATCAGGACCACGCCGTGCTGTACGTGCTGGTCGACGGCGTGGAGCGGGCGCTGGTGGACCCCTCGGCGCTCGACCCGTCCGGTCGGACGACGCTCGACCGCTGGTCGCCGTCGCGGGAGGGCACGCGGCTGGCCTACCAGGTGTCCGTGGGCGGTGACGAGCACTCGCTGCTGCACGTCCTCGACGTCGACACCGGGGAGCTGCTGGACGGCCCGGTCGACCGCTGCCGGTACTCGCCGGTCGGCTGGCTGCCCGGCGGCGAGGAGTTCTTCTACGTGCGGCGGGTCGACCCCGCGCTGGTGCCCGAGGACGAGCGGCAGTTCCACCGCCGCGTGTGGCGGCACCGCGTGGGCGCGCCGGCGTCCGAGGACGTGAACGTGCACGGCGACGGCCTCGACCACACGTACTACTACGGGCTGTCGGTGTCCGAGGACGGCCGGTGGCTCGTGGTGAACGGCGCCCCGGGGACCGTGCGCAAGGACTCGGTGTGGATCGCGGACCTGCACGGCGACGGCGCGCTGAACCCCGTGATCCTCACCGAGGAGGGCGCGCAGTGCACCGCGTGGATCGAGCCCGACGGGCGCCTGTACCTGCTGACCAGCCTCGACGCGCCGCGGTTCCGGCTGTGCTCGGCCGACCCGGCGTCCCCCCGAGACTGGACCGAGCTGGTGGCCGAGGAGCCGGACTCGGTGCTGGAGGGGGCCGTGTGGCTGGACGGCTCGCTGGTGCTGGCGCGCACCCGGCACGCGGTGTCCGAGCTGCACCTGCACGACGCGGACGGCACGTGGGTGCGCGAGGTGCCGCTGCCGGGCCCCGGCTCGCTGCACGGCATGTCCACCGCGGACGTGCGCACGCCGGGCGACCGCGACGTGCTGTGGTTCGGCTGGTCGGACTTCACCACGCCGACGTCGGTGTACCGGTTCTCGGTCGCGACCGGGGCCGTGGAGCTGCACGCCGCCGCGCCGGGCGCGGTCGACATCCCGGACCTGTCCACCCGGCAGGTCGCCTACGAGTCGGCCGACGGCACGGTCGTGCGGATGTTCGTGGTGTCCGGGTCCCGGCACCCCGACCTGCCCCGGCCGACGCTGCTGACCGGCTACGGCGGCTTCGCGGTCGGCCGCGGCCCCGGCTACAGCGCCACCACCCTGGCCTGGGCTGAGGCGGGCGGGGTGTGGGCGCACGCGTCGCTGCGCGGCGGCGACGAGGAGGGCGAGGAGTGGCACCGGGCCGGCATGCGGGAGTCGAAGCAGAACGTGTTCGACGACTTCCACGCCGCCGCGGAGCGGTTGATCGCCGACGGGTGGACCACGCCGCAGCAGCTGTCGATCATGGGCGGCTCGAACGGCGGCCTGCTCGTCGGGGCCGCGCTGACCCAGCGGCCGGAGCTGTACGCGGCCGTGGTGTGCTCGGCGCCACTGCTGGACATGGTGCGGTACGAGCACTTCCTGCTGGGGCGGCTGTGGTCCGAGGAGTACGGTTCGGCGTCGGTGCCGGAGGAGCTGGGGTGGCTGCTGGCCTACTCCCCGTACCACCGGGTGCGGCCGGGTGTTGAGTACCCTTCGGTGCTGTTCACGGTGTTCGAGTCGGACAGCCGCGTGGACCCCAACCACGCCCGCAAGATGTGCGCGGCGCTGCAGGGCGCGACGGCGAGCGATCCGACCAAGCACCCGGTGCTGATCCGCCGGGAGACCGAGGTGGGGCACGCGGGACGATCGGTGAGCCGGTCGGTGGGGCTGGCCGTGGACCAGTTGACCTTCCTGGCCCGGGCGACGGGCCTGGAGCTGTGA
- a CDS encoding glycoside hydrolase family 13 protein: MRRSSDLPQEIADESAWWRDAVFYQVYVRSFADANGDGVGDLDGIRSRLGYLELLGVDALWLTPFFTSPMADHGYDVADPRDVDPLFGDLAAFDRLVAEAHEHNIKITIDVVPNHTSDRHAWFQAALRSAPGSPERERYVFRDGGGFDGSVPPNNWPSQFGGPAWTRVPDGQWYLHLFAPEQPDLNWENPEVAADLARTLRFWLDRGVDGFRIDVAHGMAKPRDLRNVDPRAELGSGVRHDNAVDPRFDNDAVHDVHRLIRKVVDEYPNRMAVGEIWVKDDARWAAYVRPDELHLGFNFRLLEAPFDADAVRAAVDHSLNAVRGLGTPPTWTLSNHDVPRHVTRYGGGALGAKRARAMVLVELALPGVVYLYNGEELGLPNVELPDWALQDPIWVRSRHADRGRDGCRVPLPWEGDTPPFGFSGAAGTWLPQPNEWAGLTAESQLEDPGSMLSFYRHALELRKSNAAFDGEELEWYGAPAGCFAFRRKGGGLICALNTSGGPVPLPPGGVLLASGPMDGNQLPPDTAVWLV; the protein is encoded by the coding sequence GTGCGACGATCCTCCGACCTCCCCCAAGAGATCGCCGACGAGTCCGCCTGGTGGCGTGACGCCGTCTTCTACCAGGTCTACGTCCGCTCGTTCGCCGATGCGAACGGTGACGGCGTGGGCGACCTCGACGGCATCCGGTCCCGGCTCGGCTACCTCGAACTGCTGGGTGTCGACGCGCTGTGGCTCACGCCGTTCTTCACCTCCCCGATGGCCGATCACGGCTACGACGTCGCCGACCCCCGTGACGTCGACCCGCTGTTCGGCGACCTGGCGGCCTTCGACCGGCTGGTCGCCGAGGCCCACGAGCACAACATCAAGATCACGATCGACGTCGTGCCCAACCACACCAGCGACCGGCACGCCTGGTTCCAGGCCGCCCTGCGGTCGGCTCCCGGCTCGCCCGAGCGGGAGCGCTACGTCTTCCGCGACGGCGGCGGCTTCGACGGCTCCGTGCCGCCCAACAACTGGCCCAGCCAGTTCGGCGGCCCGGCGTGGACGCGGGTGCCCGACGGCCAGTGGTACCTGCACCTGTTCGCGCCCGAGCAGCCCGACCTGAACTGGGAGAACCCCGAGGTGGCCGCCGACCTGGCGCGCACCCTGCGGTTCTGGCTGGACCGGGGCGTGGACGGGTTCCGCATCGACGTGGCGCACGGCATGGCCAAACCCCGCGACCTGCGGAACGTGGACCCCAGGGCCGAACTCGGCTCGGGTGTGCGGCACGACAACGCCGTGGACCCCCGGTTCGACAACGACGCGGTGCACGACGTGCACCGGCTGATCCGCAAGGTCGTCGACGAGTACCCCAACCGGATGGCCGTCGGCGAGATCTGGGTCAAGGACGACGCCCGGTGGGCGGCCTACGTGCGGCCCGACGAGCTGCACCTGGGCTTCAACTTCCGGCTGCTGGAGGCGCCGTTCGACGCCGACGCCGTCCGCGCGGCCGTCGACCACTCGCTGAACGCCGTGCGCGGCCTCGGCACCCCGCCGACCTGGACGCTGTCCAACCACGACGTGCCCCGGCACGTCACCCGCTACGGCGGCGGCGCGCTCGGCGCGAAGCGGGCGCGGGCGATGGTCCTGGTGGAGTTGGCGCTGCCCGGCGTCGTCTACCTCTACAACGGCGAGGAACTGGGCCTGCCGAACGTCGAGCTGCCCGACTGGGCGCTCCAGGACCCGATCTGGGTCCGCTCGCGGCACGCCGACCGGGGCCGCGACGGCTGCCGGGTTCCGCTGCCCTGGGAGGGCGACACGCCGCCGTTCGGCTTCTCGGGGGCCGCGGGCACGTGGCTGCCGCAGCCGAACGAGTGGGCGGGCCTGACCGCCGAGTCGCAGCTGGAGGACCCCGGCTCGATGCTGTCGTTCTACCGGCACGCCCTGGAGCTGCGGAAGTCGAACGCGGCGTTCGACGGCGAGGAACTGGAGTGGTACGGCGCACCGGCGGGCTGCTTCGCGTTCCGGCGCAAGGGCGGCGGCCTGATCTGCGCCCTGAACACCTCCGGCGGCCCGGTGCCGCTGCCGCCCGGCGGGGTGCTGCTGGCCAGCGGTCCGATGGACGGCAACCAGCTGCCCCCCGACACGGCGGTCTGGCTCGTGTGA